GCATCCGGCCCTGCACCGAGTTCTTCGCCAGCTCCGTCTGCCCCATGGCGGTGGAGTAGCGCTTCTCGATCTTGTCCCGGACCTCGTCGAGGCTCGGGGTGTTCTTCGGCGCGGCCAGCTCGCTCATGCTCTGCAACGAGCTCGAGACCTGCTCCTGCATCTTCGCCTGCTCGAGCTGGCTGAGCAGCTTGGTGCGCTCGGCGATCTTCTGCTGGAGCTGCATCGAGTTGCGCTCGACGGCCTGCTTGGCCTCGCCCGCAGCCTGGATCGCCGAATCGTGGAGGCTCTTGAGATCCTCGATCTCCTGCTCCGCGCTGACGAGCTGGGCGGCGAATGCCTGGGCGCTGTTCTCGTACTGCTGCGCCTTCTCCGCGTCTCCCTTCGCCATGGCGTCCTCTGCCATGACCAGCGCCTGCCGCGCCGACGCCTGGAGCTTCTCCACGTCACCGAGGCGCCTGTTGAGCTTCATCTCCAGCTGGCGCTGATTACCGATGACGGCTGCGGCCTGCTGGGACAAAGCCTGGTGCTGCCGCTGTGCCTCCTCGATGGCCTGCTGGATCTGCACCTTCGGGTCGGCATGCTCGTCGATCTTCGACGAGAACGCCGCCATCAGGTACTTCCAAGCTTTCACGAACGGGTTGGCCATCTCCTCCGCCTGCCTTCTCTAACCACTCGGATATCACCTTGACCGCTTCCGAGCACTGACCCGGTTCCGATTCCCATTACATCGTGTCAGGTGCGCTCTTCTGCTTCCACCGCCCCCGGTCGATATCAGGGCTTTCCCTGAGCGGGCGGCGAACCTCGATCCGGCAATCGCCGCACCTCGACCAGTCCTTCCCGCAGACCCTGTAACCGTTCGGCCAGCTCAACCGATGCGCTGGAGCGTTGTGGCGTCGCCGAGAATCGCTCGCGTGCTCGGTCCGCAGGCATTGCGGGCTGATCGGATGGCATCGAGTATTCCCGATCGACCGCATCCATTGCCGGATCCGTCGGCGAGACCCACTCCCGGACCTCGAGTGCCGCCGCCTCCAGACCGGTCACCGTCGCGTGCATCTCCGCCAACAAGGCGTCGCGCACCGCGCGGCGTCGACGGTCCGATTCCAGAGTGTGATCCACCGCGCGCACCGCGTCCAGGATCTCCGCGCGTTCGTCCTCACCACTGGAGGCCGCCGAGGCGGCCAGCCGATCGCGGCTCGCCGCCAGCTCCGGAGAGGGGACGGACGCGATGACCTCGTCGAGTACCGCGACTCGATGCGCGGTGTCGCGCAACTCGGCCAGGACGGCCTCCGCGTCGGCTCGGACTCCGGAGAGTTCCGGCCGTGAACGCGTCAGCTCCTCGAGACTCTCGATGGCCCGCCTGCCCCGGGTGTGCCACAACCCCGCCGTGCCCGACGAGGCAGCGCCACGATCGGTGGGAAGGCGCCCCGCGAGTGCACGGTCGGCCGCTCGACGTGCCTGGATGACGAGCAGCACGAGGACCAGGATCACGCACAGTGCCGCTACCGCGACGATAGTGGTCAACACCGTGTCTCTCCCGTCCTGACCGCCGTCTGCCGATTCGCAGACCCCGACTCCCGGCGCGCACCTCGCGACACCGAGAAACGGCAACGCAGTCGATTCTAGGGAATCGCCGGACATTTCCGGCGGCGATCCGTCACGCCGCCACCACAACCTTGTTGGTGATCTGCATCGTCGAACCGAGACGGGCGCGTCCCCGAACCGGTTGAACTCGCATATCCGATTGGACCCGCATATCCGCGCCGATCACCGAGGGCACCAGGCGACCACCCTCGATGTCGCCGGTGCCATGTCCGGGCGCCCGCTCCACGCTCGTGGCGGCGGCCTGGACGGGCACGGTCTCCGAGTCGAGCTCGCCTCGGATATCGGTGGCCACATCGTCGAGCAGCCGAGCGAGTTCGAGTTCCAAGGCATGGCAGATCGCAGCGAGAAGCTCGCTCGATGCCTCCTTGCGCCCCCGCTCGACCTCGGAGAGGTATCCCAGGCTCACCCGGGCGATACGCGACACCTCGCGGAGGGTTCGGCGTTGGGCGGTGCGCTCATGGCGCAGCCGCTCGCCGATAGCCTCCCGCAGCAAGACGGCCATCCTGTGTCTCCTTCCGCCGTGAGACCACCGTACCGAGCCCGGCAGGCACCGTCAGCGATTCTTCAATCCCAGGTCCGCCCTCGTCGAACGTGTGGCGACGCCTGGTTGTTCCCGACCGCCACCACGTGGCGGGTGGGCGACCCCGACGACCGGTTCATCGTGCATCCTGCATCACCACGTCGGCCAGCAGTCCGCAGGCCAGGTCGATCGCACCATGCCGCACCCGACTCCGATCGCCTGCCAACCGGGCCGAGCGCACCAGCAGACGTGTCGGACCGCACACCGCGACGTGCACCGTTCCGGGCGCGGCACCGTCCTGAGCCGTGGGGCCGGCGACACCGGTCACGCCGATCCCCCAGTCGGCCAGGCACCGATCGCGCGCCCCGGTCGCCAGTTGCTCGGCGACCGTCGGATGCACCGCCCCGTGCTCGGCGAGCACCTCGGCGTCGACCCCCGCGAGCCGAATCTTCAGATCGGTGGCATAGACCACCAGCCCACCTCGGAACACATCGCTGACGCCTGCGATCGAGGTCAGGGCGGCGCCGAGCAGGCCGCCGGTCAGCGACTCCGCCAGCGCCAGGGTCTGCCCCCTGGCACGCAGCGTGTCCACGACCCGACTCAACGCGGTCGTCGCCACGTCGACCTCGAAAGACTCGGCGGCGGACCCGTCGGTGCCATCATCGGGTTCGTCCGAGGTCACGGAGCTCCCGCAGTCGCCCGACGCCCTCTGGCACGCATCTTGACCGCACGCACGGCGTAGTCCAGGCCGGTGATCAGGGTCAGCAGGACCGCCACCGCCATGACACCGCCCACCACGATGGCGAAGCTCGCGGGCAACGGCAGCAGCAGCAGCACGATCGCGACGATCTGCACGAGGGTCTTGGCCTTGCCACCCCGGCTGGCGGGGATGACGCCGTGACGGATCACCCAGAATCTGAGCAGGGTGACGCCCAACTCGCGGGCCAGGATCGTGCCGGTGACCCACCAGGGCAGGTCGCCGAGCATGCTCAACCCGATCAGGGCGGCGCCGATCAAGGTCTTGTCCGCGATCGGGTCGGCGATCTTGCCGAAGTCGGTGATCAGTCCGCGCTTGCGGGCCAGGTCGCCGTCCAGGCGGTCGGTGGCGGCGGCCAGCAGGAAGATGCCGGTGGCCAACAGGCGCCAGGTGGTGCTGCCCTCGTGATCACCCAGCAGGGCGAACAGGAACACGGGGACGAGCAGCAGGCGGAATACCGTCAGCGCGTTGGCGATGTTCACGACGGGCACCGGCGTCGGTGCGGGGGTCGGCTCGACGGCGTCGTCGGCGGCTGCGGTCATGGCTGCCGCCCTCCCGAATCCGCGCTCAACGGCTCGACGATCAGGTCGACGCCCTCGGAGCCGATGACCCTGGCGCGAACCAGATCACCGACCTTCAGGCCGGTCGGGTCGCTGAACACGCACTCCCCGTCCACCTCCGGCCCCTGATGCGCGGCACGACCCGCGCAGTCCTCGTCCTCGGTCTCGGTCCGTTCCACCAACACGATGACCTCCTCGCCGATGCGTTCCTCCGCGCGCTGCGCCGTCAACTCCTCCACGAGGGAGGAGACCCGCGCGACGCGCTCCGCGACCACATCCGCGTCGATCTTGTCGTCGAAGTCCGCAGCCTCGGTGCCGTCCTCGTCCGAGTAGCCGAACACACCGACCACGTCGAGTCGAGCCCTGGTGAGGAAGTCCTCCAGTTCGGCGACGTCCTCCTCGGTCTCCCCGGGGAAGCCGACGATCACATTGCTGCGCAGCCCCGCCTGCGGTGCCTGCTGTCGGATCTGGTCGATGAGGGTGAGGAAGGAGCTCGTCGATCCGAAGCGCCGCATCCGGCGCAGCACCGACTCACTGGAGTGCTGGAACGACAGGTCGAAGTAGGGCGCGACGCCGGGCGTCGAGGCGATCGCCGAGATCAAGCCGGGACGGGTCTCGGCCGGTTGCAGGTAGGACACCCGCACTCGGTCCACGCCGGGAACCGCCGCCAGCTGCGGGATCAGCTTCTCCAGCGCCCGCAGATCGCCGAGGTCCTTGCCGTAGGAGGTGGAGTTCTCGCTGACCAGGAACAGCTCGCGGACGCCGTGCTCCGCCAGCCAGGCCGCCTCGGCGAGGATCTCGGGCGCCTGCCTCGAGACGAAGGCGCCACGGAACGACGGGATCGCGCAGAAGGTGCAGCGACGATCGCAGCCGGAGGCGAGCTTGAGCGGTGCGACGGGTGAGTCGTCGAGCCTGCGCCGCAGGACCTTCGGTCCCCAGGCGTGGCCGGGAACCGTGACCTCGTCGGATGCGGCCGGTCGCTCGACGGGCGAGATCGGCAGCAGCAGTCGACGGTCGGTCGGGGTGTGGGAGGCGAGGGTCCGCCCGGCGAGCACGTCGTCGAGGCGATCGGTGACGGCCGGGTAGTGGTCGAAGCCCAGCACGGCGTCGGCCTCGGGAAGCTGGTCGGCCAACTCGACGCCGTAGCGCTCGGCCATGCACCCGACGGCGACGACCTTCGCGCCGGTGTCGGAGGCGGCCAGCAGCGTGTCGACGGAGTCCTTCTTGGCGGACTCGATGAATCCGCAGGTGTTGACCATGATGACGTCCGGTTGCTCCGGCCCGTCCGGCTCGACCAGGTCCCAGCCGTCGGACGAGAGCCGACCGGCCAGCTCTTCGGAGTCCACCTCGTTTCGGGAGCATCCGAGGGTGACCATGGCGACGCGGCGAGTGGCGGGAGGTGGCGGCACGCCCCAAGGGTAACGGTGGACACCAGCCGCCGAAGACCTCACGGGGCATTGGTGCCCTTGATCGGTCTTCACCCGCTGGTGGAGCGGTTCCGCCGATCGGGCGGCGTGTCGTTCGTCGTTGCGCCCGGAGAGCCCGACCGATTCGGGCGTCGCCGCCGGCGAGAACAACGCGATCCCGCTCGCTTCCACCTCAACGGCCACGGGTGCCGGATGGTTCCCGATCTCACGGATCCGCTCTCTTCCGAGCGGTCGACGCACTACGGACAGCCGGTCGCCTCCTCGGCGGCACGGTGCCGCCCGTATCCGCATCGCCTCAACCCTCGTGGCGACGACCAGCGTCGATCGCCGCCCGCACCGCCGCGAGGAAGTCGGCACCGTCGACGACGGGGATCGCCCCGAACCGTCCCGCCAGATAAGCCGCCTCGATGCCCTCTTCCGACGCCTCGGTCGCCGGGCCGCCGCGCTGCGCACCATCGGTGACCCGGAACTCCGCAGGCGAATGCAGAGTCGAGGAGCCTGCGGCGTCCTTGTCCACGAACCAGATCTCCTCGCGGTCCAGCCCGTCCGCCGCGATCGGCGTGCGCATCAGGGTGGTGTCGTGGGTGGTGAACAACAGCTGCCCGCCATAGCCCGCGGCAGCCGCATCCCGGAACAACGCGACCAGTCGACGGGTGAGACCGGGATGCAGACTCGTGTCGATCTCGTCGACGATCAGCGTGCGCCCATGGATCAGTGCGCGCAGCACCTGCGGCAGCAGTTCGAGACACGACTGGGTGCCCTCGGACTCCTCCTCCCACTCGAAGCGGGTTCGGCCCGCCCCGTGGGCGAAGAACAAGGCCGCCGATCTCGACTCGTCCTCACGGGACGGGGTCCGCGCCGCCGCGTTCGCCGCCAGGCGCGCGGCCGATGCCTCGGACGGATCCAGCGGCACGTCGAGACCGAAATCGGGGCCGGCGGCGGTGTCCTCGTCCGGCAGGCCGGAGGTGGTGGCGTGCGCTGACTGCAAGCGCTCCAGCAGGCCCGCGACCAGCGGGTCCTGATGCAACACCTCCTCCTCCAGGACCACATCGGCGATGCCCAGATCGGCCAGGCGCAGCAGTTCGACGAGCGGGGCTCGCAGCTCGGGACTCGTGCGGAGCAGGTCGACGAGGTGGTGCTGGGCGGCCGAGCGGCGGGAGACGTCGACGAAGACCAGCTGTCGGGCGAACCACCGATAGACCGGCAGTGCCCAGTCGAGATGGGACTGGGCGGCGACGCTGAGCAGCAGGGTGTTGGGTCGGGTCAGCGCACCGAGCACCGCTGCCCGTTCGA
This Actinoalloteichus hymeniacidonis DNA region includes the following protein-coding sequences:
- a CDS encoding PspA/IM30 family protein, with protein sequence MANPFVKAWKYLMAAFSSKIDEHADPKVQIQQAIEEAQRQHQALSQQAAAVIGNQRQLEMKLNRRLGDVEKLQASARQALVMAEDAMAKGDAEKAQQYENSAQAFAAQLVSAEQEIEDLKSLHDSAIQAAGEAKQAVERNSMQLQQKIAERTKLLSQLEQAKMQEQVSSSLQSMSELAAPKNTPSLDEVRDKIEKRYSTAMGQTELAKNSVQGRMLEVQQSTMDMAGSSRLEQIRASMRGGGAAGEVTSGQAAPQPATQAIQQPGQQQPGQA
- a CDS encoding helix-turn-helix domain-containing protein, with the protein product MAVLLREAIGERLRHERTAQRRTLREVSRIARVSLGYLSEVERGRKEASSELLAAICHALELELARLLDDVATDIRGELDSETVPVQAAATSVERAPGHGTGDIEGGRLVPSVIGADMRVQSDMRVQPVRGRARLGSTMQITNKVVVAA
- a CDS encoding CinA family protein, giving the protein MATTALSRVVDTLRARGQTLALAESLTGGLLGAALTSIAGVSDVFRGGLVVYATDLKIRLAGVDAEVLAEHGAVHPTVAEQLATGARDRCLADWGIGVTGVAGPTAQDGAAPGTVHVAVCGPTRLLVRSARLAGDRSRVRHGAIDLACGLLADVVMQDAR
- the pgsA gene encoding CDP-diacylglycerol--glycerol-3-phosphate 3-phosphatidyltransferase; protein product: MTAAADDAVEPTPAPTPVPVVNIANALTVFRLLLVPVFLFALLGDHEGSTTWRLLATGIFLLAAATDRLDGDLARKRGLITDFGKIADPIADKTLIGAALIGLSMLGDLPWWVTGTILARELGVTLLRFWVIRHGVIPASRGGKAKTLVQIVAIVLLLLPLPASFAIVVGGVMAVAVLLTLITGLDYAVRAVKMRARGRRATAGAP
- the rimO gene encoding 30S ribosomal protein S12 methylthiotransferase RimO, with the protein product MVTLGCSRNEVDSEELAGRLSSDGWDLVEPDGPEQPDVIMVNTCGFIESAKKDSVDTLLAASDTGAKVVAVGCMAERYGVELADQLPEADAVLGFDHYPAVTDRLDDVLAGRTLASHTPTDRRLLLPISPVERPAASDEVTVPGHAWGPKVLRRRLDDSPVAPLKLASGCDRRCTFCAIPSFRGAFVSRQAPEILAEAAWLAEHGVRELFLVSENSTSYGKDLGDLRALEKLIPQLAAVPGVDRVRVSYLQPAETRPGLISAIASTPGVAPYFDLSFQHSSESVLRRMRRFGSTSSFLTLIDQIRQQAPQAGLRSNVIVGFPGETEEDVAELEDFLTRARLDVVGVFGYSDEDGTEAADFDDKIDADVVAERVARVSSLVEELTAQRAEERIGEEVIVLVERTETEDEDCAGRAAHQGPEVDGECVFSDPTGLKVGDLVRARVIGSEGVDLIVEPLSADSGGRQP
- a CDS encoding AAA family ATPase, with product MVLTMLRRFRLGNHRSFHHAQDWRLSGDHDTSARPVAGVYGANAAGKSNLLDGLRFMALAVTGSFDRWPEDGGVARRPFRLDQAAALRPSSFEVELVIDGVGFGYGFDVDDEKVRHEWLHRESAGQRRLLLDRDVEGVRHVAGESESELERAAVLGALTRPNTLLLSVAAQSHLDWALPVYRWFARQLVFVDVSRRSAAQHHLVDLLRTSPELRAPLVELLRLADLGIADVVLEEEVLHQDPLVAGLLERLQSAHATTSGLPDEDTAAGPDFGLDVPLDPSEASAARLAANAAARTPSREDESRSAALFFAHGAGRTRFEWEEESEGTQSCLELLPQVLRALIHGRTLIVDEIDTSLHPGLTRRLVALFRDAAAAGYGGQLLFTTHDTTLMRTPIAADGLDREEIWFVDKDAAGSSTLHSPAEFRVTDGAQRGGPATEASEEGIEAAYLAGRFGAIPVVDGADFLAAVRAAIDAGRRHEG